A window of Miscanthus floridulus cultivar M001 chromosome 12, ASM1932011v1, whole genome shotgun sequence genomic DNA:
GGCAGCACGGATATTTGACCGGTCGCCACCGACGTACCGACCAATTCACTCATCCACGGCTCCACACTCTACTTTTTGTTCTTGTTCGGCTCAAAAATCACATTGGGCCTGTTCACACAAAAAAAACACACATTAGGCCGCGTGCATTTTCCTCACTACAGTACTAGATTGTTTACATATCCGATCCCTGCAGATAAGCCAAATTTGCTGACATCGGTGCTTTATGAgttatttttaaaattttaaaacctaTCATTCCCAAACCAAACATCTAAATTAAATTCCAATCGTAACATTATAATAAATCTTTTAAAGCAAGACCCCACATGAATATATACAAAAAGCTTTATTTGTTGAAGAACACTTTTTCGTGACTAgaacatttttttttctatgaataTATACAAAAAGCTCTATTTGTTGAAGAACATTTTTTCGTGACTAGAACATTTTTTTCTATGTTAAGGGAATTGGTAGTAGCACCTTCGTGACATAATCACCTAGTTCACACATGCTTATTTATTTATTCAAAGTATGCAATTGTAATTGTTTAATTAGAGGTCGCTTAAAGGATGATGGACTATAGCGTCCAAGGGTAAAACTCTGCACAATGCTTGTTAGCATATGCGTGCCTGTTcagtttttttttatataaactcTGCTAGCTTTTCCTCTGATCACTATATATCTGATGACGGCCTTTCACACGGTCGTGTACTTGTTATACAGAATTCATTTGGCTCTTTGTTAATAAACACTTGACAAAAGTTCAAAAAAAACACTTGACAAGTAAACATAAGCTGTTTTCCTTAAgcatctttatcagggccctctactagagtatccgttACAAGAACAAAcgatgaacccacaaacaagtaagagtaaagaTTGACTAATCAAAAGGCCCGTTTACTTGTAGTAGGCAGCACGGATATTTGACCGGTCGCCACCGACGTACCGACCAATTCACTCATCCACGGCTCCACACTCTACTTTTTGTTCTTGTTCGGCTCAAAAATCACATTGGGCCTGTTCACACAAAAAAACACACATTAGGCCTCGTGCATTTTCCTCACTATAGTACTAGATTGTTTACATATCCGATCCCTGCAGATAAGCTAAATTTGCTGACATCGGTGCTTTATGAgttatttttaaaattttaaaacctaTCATTCCCAAACCAAACATCTAAATTAAATTCCAATCGTAACATTATAATAAATCTTTCAAAGCAAGACCCCACATGAATATATACAAAAAGCTCTATTTGTTGAAGAACACTTTTTCGTGACTAGAACATTTTTTTTCTATGTTAAGGGAATTGGTAGTAGCACCTTCGTGACATAATCACCTAGTTCACACATGCTTATTTATTTATTCAAAGTATGCAATTGTAATTGTTTAATTAGAGGTCGCTTAAAGGATGATGGACTATAGCGTCCAAGGGTAAAACTCTGCCCGATGCTTGTTAGCATTTGCGTGCCtgttcagttttttttttgatATAAACTCTGCTAGCTTTTCCTCTGATCACTATATATCTGATGACGGCCTTTCACACGGTCGTGTACTTGTTATACAGAATTCATTTGGCTCTTTGTTAATAAACACTTGAcaaaagttcaaaaaaaaaacacttgacaAGTAAACATAAGCTGTTTTCCTTAAGCAGCTAGCGGTATTTGGTTAAAATGACCTCTTGCCTTCAAATCCTGATGGCTCTAGTTAATTTCATGATTGAAACCTGAAATGACCTCCGATCCGCTAGCTCGCTCCATAGTTTCTGAGTGTAGTAGGACCAAAGGAACATGGATCTACGAGACGTCATCATAAGATGTCTGAGAAGGGCACATATATGAACTACTCGATCACCTCTTCTAGAAGCACACAAGTTATTCTCAAGAACACAAACGATGAGACAATTTTTTTGGAATAACATATGCAATAGAGTTGTCATGTATGTGTTGGTTTAATAACATATACTAGTACTACCAGCATATAACATAAAAAATATGCTAATAAGCACACAACGTGACTGCCTGCACGGCTGACGAATCCTGGATCCTTCAGTTTTTTTTTGTTGGCAGATACCTGACCGCCTCGGGTCCACACCTGCCGGGGTCACCGTCGGCTGGGCCTTCGGGATCATCCGTGCATCTCATGTTAAAACACAGATTTCTCCTTTCCAAGACCCGTGTAGTGCGTGTGCCTTAATTTTCTCTGCCTTTCGGTCGGTGTGTAGCTAGTGCACGCGTGCGTGTCGATCATACTCCCACATCTCGATCGGCAGATTGAATGCCGTATTATGCGCTCTTCGTGCGCGAGGCTGGACGGGTCCGTGTCATATACTCATATATATCATATCTCACCATGCCGCAGCTTCCTTCCCCTTCCCCCGTGGTTGTTTGCTCCTTCATATTATATATTAGCACAAAGATAAAGAGGTGGGTAATCCTTGATTACCCTGACCTTTAGATGAGAGCGCCTTCGCATGAATAATGTGTTGAAAATGCCAAAGAGCGGTGCCAACTGGCCTTTGCTCAACGACATGCATGATCAGCCAGAACCAGCGCCTGCCAATATGGGCCCTTTGCGGCAGGAAGAAATCGATCTCTTCGCCTTGGTTACCTCCTGCTGTCCCCTGTGTCGTCCTCCTCTTCGCGGCTTCGCTCGATGTCGATGTGCCCTACCCCTGGTCGTGACTCGCCAGACCACCCTGCCGCTCGGGATTGCCCTTTGACCCAGACGGCCCCCGCCCCCAAGACGGCTCATGGTGCCAGCCAGGGCCACCGCCGTTGTCATCGCTACTGCCGCAGCAGCCCCCGACCCCGAGGATGCCATCACCCCCACGCCCTGCCTCGAGATCGGCATGCCATGGAATTACCCAACGGCAATGCCGACCCATCGAAAGGTTTGTGGCAGAGTTCATCCAAAGGTTTGTAGCAGAGTTCAGGACCGCGTTCATGCGCTCCATGCCTCTATGTACGTCTGCAACACAGCGAGCGCAAGGGCCTAATAATCCAAGCAAAAGCCACCACCAACACTGCACTGTCCTGAAGGTTCATCATATCAGTCATTAAGCTAATATTTGCAGTTTGGGtgatgccaaaaaaaaaaaaaacagatgtaTTTCACACAACTTGTGCACGTGTGGTACAAACTTGTTTGTTGACACCAATGAGGTAGTGCATTTGGCCCTGCAGGTTTTTGCATTTTTCTCCATTAGATGCAGAAAAGACAAAAAAAATATAGTATTAGATGATGAAACTATTATAAGTTAACACACCCTTGTTGTCGTGTTCCTTCTACCAATGGCTTCTTGTGCTTCATATGTGTTGGGGGGGATATGTTTCAATGATGTAGAAGAGGCCCTGCAGGTTTTACATTTCTCAAATTTAATATAgtatgagattatgataagacaAATATAGCATGAGAGTCTGAGAAGACAAATATAGtatgagattatgataagttAATACACCTTTTGTAAATTTTGAGAAATACAGTATAAGATTATGATAACACAAATATAGTATGCGATTATGATAAGTTAACACACCTTTGTTTATGTGTTGTTTCACTGAAGGGCACCTTGAGCTGTGTGGGGGCGACCGCTTTGTTTGGTGAGAAAAATGAGCAGCCCCTACAAGGTTTGCATATAAATTTTCTCTAAAAAACAATTATAGTATGAGATTACAATAAGCTAACACACCCTTGTCTTGAGGTGGTAGCAGTGGGCTCCTTCACACGTGCCGGAGGGACAACTTTGTTTGTTGATAAGGTACAAGAATGGCCCCTGCACTAaatttttgtaaattttgtaacccaGAAAAGACTTTCAAGTAGAGAAAAAGACTTAATGACAACTTACCCTTCTCGTATGGGTTTACCAATCATGCAATCCTTTGCCCGTTGTGCATATTGTAATGAAAAAATTGTTCGGCTGGTATAGTCctggcttgtttcagcttattctctctcacagaatactattttATTACCCAAAACCAGCCAAAATCTACTGTTCACCGGACCATCCGAGCTCACTGGTCGGTTCATGCACACATGCATCCGCGCGAGAGTTCATTATTCACGTCAGGACTCAGGAGTACTAATTTGTTGTGTTTTTTTATATAAGGGAAGGGCACCAGTACTGTACAAATACTATTTGTTACTCCGACAAAAAGAATCATTTCTTGTATATACACACCAAGAAAAATTATGTGGACATCTGTACTGCAACTATGAAGCAATGGAGTAGTAGAGATTCAGAAAACGGGACCTACAGGGTACGCCTAGGGAGCCCCTGAGCATCGATAGCATGCGGCTTGTCTTTTTTTGTGCCCGGACCTTGACTAGCATCGTTAGCCGGGCAGGATCCAAGGCCCGGGTCCAGAGTTGCCGTAGATCCGGAGTCCAAGGCTCGGGAAGCCCCGAGCCCTAGGCGGAAGCTGCGGTCGAGTCAGGTTCGGGCGggtctctttgccagagggtgcgtgcaAGCGTGCCCGATGGACATAGCCCCCGAGCTCCCGGGCGATTCTGAAGGGGTCAGTCGGGGAGTCTTCTTTATTCGagaaccattggacccgaggcttaatAGATAAgtatcgcggaaatgcgtatgttgcgttggatttgcggtcatacaagaagggatcgagttcggaacgatgatatacgtaagagattaggggtagcatccattgaagaaaagcttgtccaacaccggttgagatggtttggacatgtctaaCGAAGACCTCtaaaggcaccggtgcgtagtagaatcctaagccaggatagttacgtgaagagaggcagaggaagaccgaagttgactgagtagaggcaataaaaggagacttgaaaggatgaaatatatccaaagacttcgccttagataggagtgcttggaaaacatctattcgcgtgcctgaaccttgattgcttctaatgggttttaactctagcctatcccaacttgtttgggacttaaaagttttgttgttgttgtaagcaaAGCCAGCAAAAGTTGTTCTTATACACAAAAAGATTAAACTAAGAAAAAGGACAAGACAACCTGTGATCTGATGTACATGTTCAATAAATCCTATCATGGGTGAATCCAGTACATAAACACCTTCCTCAGAATTTTATGACTAGCGGACAGGAGACCGAATATAAAAGAGCAAGAGTTCAAACATCATATCCCAGTCTAAACGCTCCCCTCTTTCCAAACCCGGTAGCTAAAAGTACCACGGGTTTTCTTTCCCAACAAACTATCTAAGCCTACCGCAACCATGCTCTCCAAATCTGGTTCCTAAGTCCTACTCCTATAACTAGTACAAAACACAAATCTATCCACTTAACCAATTTCAGTTTGCCTCCTGCATTGAAACACTAAGAGGTCCAGTCTAATTCAGCACGCTTGTGTACTTTCTCCCAACCTTCCAGTGTCCAGACATTGTCCACGCTATCGTCACATCCCATTAGAGAAAAGCAAATCCTCCCAGAAGCGACAACTACAAAGAAGTCTGAATGTTATTGAAATGATTGGCTGGCACCACAACACAGACAGAGGAACCAACCGCCGGATAGTAGAGAGAAAAGATAATCTACCTGCGCAGTTGCGTGAGATTCCAAAATAGGAAACTCCTTAGTCGCTAATCCTTACCACTAATAGCATTTGCAGGAAATCTAGAAACCCTAAATGAATAGTGGACATTTGTAACACCACTCACAGCTCCTACATCTAATACCACAAAGACTTCAACATCTAAGACTACTATCTGATAATACGGACTCAAAGATAACTAAACCGAGTATGAACTCGAGGGCCCCAAAGGGGGAAACGAAACAATACAGGTGCATCCGATTCCCACTAATCGGGCCGGGCGCTCAGACTACAACCTTCACGTCGACGAATCGCCCAGATGGACGAGAGCCCGCTGATATAAGACCCGTGCAAACCCTAGCAACGCGCCCTAAAACGAACAGCAAAACAGGCACGGAATCGTGGGAGTGGGGAGTGGGCAGAGGACAGCGCAAGCCGTGCCCGGACCTTGGGAGACGAGGCGGCTGACCGCCTCGTCGGCGTCCATGCCGCACTCGCGCGGTGCAGCGTAGATCTCCGCCTCCGTAAGGTTCACGATCTCCTTGAGGCCCTGCACCAGCTTCCTGGACCCGGCCGGGAcgggcgccgccgccaccatagCCCCCTTCCCTCTGGCTCCGCCGCCGCTCATCCTCGCCGCCGGTACCCCCTCCTGGGACTCGGGGACAGGGAGGCGAGGGCCCGCCGTTGCTGCGGTGGGTGGGGTTTTTACATTTTTACCAATATGTGTCTGTCCGCTCTTGTTTTGGTGTAGTACGCTGTGccctttcagcctgttcgcttctgGGTTTAGACCGGTCAAATCAGTCACCCAACAGTTCtttttttcttataataaattAGAATCAGTCAGTTTAAACCAGCCCACGAACAGACCGTTTATTTCCGTTGACCGACTCGTCTCCATGTTTGCTGTCAATTTTGGCTCCATTTGTTATCTCACTGCTAGCGCTAGCCTCTGCTTGTGCAGTTGACAGAGTTGCCTACTTTTTCCAACTTGAAACTATttgttttatttggcaattagtattcaatcatggctTGCGATTTTcaattaaactgtgcaattagttttttttcatctacatttaatgctccatgcacgtatcataagattcgatgtgatagctactatagcattttttgaaaaagtttttggaactaaacagggcctcaaCCGTGAAATTAACTCTATGGTAGTTGACAGACAACCATGTGATCCCGGATGCGATGTGGAGTGAGCTGAGCTCTGGTGGGGTGGTCCTGAAACTGAAAGTTGGTCTTGGAAGATGGATGGCGCCGTGCATGATCCCGGCGGATGCGTGGGAATTGAAGTCGAAGCCCGTGCGCGGTGTCACGTCGGCCTGCTACTCAGCCCACTCACTACTGTGCTCAGCTGGGCTAGCTTCGAGAAGGCTTGCCCGGCCCGGTCTGGCCTAGCTAGAcagtgaatgaatgaatgaatgaatcagGAATTCAGGATTGCTACTCCTACTTGCTAGAGCATCATATCTGCTCATGGTTTgactgatgaaaccaaacaggcaaCAGCAACATATGATGGTCTTGTCTTGTTACACTAGAGACAAAACAATGAATGAAGTGGCCTGCTGGTGATCCAAAACTCAACTGACTCAGCCCCTCTCTCATGAGCTGAGGATAAGCATCATCGCTATGTATAAATACTCCATATAGTTTGTCTGTAGTTTGATCAATGAGCGAATTCATTATTCATTATTCATCACCGAAGCAAATGGAAGCCACTGTCAAGCAGCAAGGCATATccgcatatatatccaattcaccCACCTGACAAGATGCTGGGCCAAATAGTTTGTACGGGCCGGGGCCTAAGGAAGATGGGGATCCGTCaccaggggagagagagagagagagagcatccaGAGTGCAGGCAACAGGTTGTCAAAAATCGTTGAATCGGAGACCTTTTAAGTACGGGGCGGCTAGTGCACGGACGTCTGCACTCTACACGGCCCGCGCCCGCACCGTGTCGAGCGCCGCGCCCGCTAGGATTCCCACGCTCTGTTTCCCACATTGCACCTCGATTCACGCACCCACGCGGGCCCGGACTACTCGCCCAGCTCGGGCCGCACGCCCGCACACGAGGACCATCTGCGCCCGCTCGACGGCGCCCAGCAGCTGTAGCAAGCGGCTGCGACAGGTGGGTCCCATTACAatatgtgcaacaccagatctacatTTACAACATCtaaatgaaaacacttgcaacaaacaGCTGAAACGCTTGCCAAACATCTCAAAACACTTGAAAGTCATTGCAAATagatgcaacatctagatgaaatacCTGAAACCATACTCTTTcagcatgcatgtatatgcaacatccagatctacttttgcaacatccagataaaacaatggaagcatgcgtctgaaacacttggaacatacgcttgcagcatgcatgtatatgcaacatccagatctacttttgcaacatccagatgaaacaattGAAATATGCGtcttaaacacttgaaacatacgcttgcaacataaaatatacgcttgcaacGTACACTTGAAACACGACAATTGCCGGCGGATGGGAGGCCGGGGCCGGTCAATTCTGGACGTCGAGGTGGGAGCCGACGGTGAGCGGCgacgcgcgagcaccaccagcactggccacgctcgtgggtgcccttggctcgggCGGGGAAGACTTGTGGCGCCCTGGCACGTGCGAGACATCCCAGAGGCATTGGGGTTGGGTAAGAGGCCGGGGAGG
This region includes:
- the LOC136496535 gene encoding uncharacterized protein — its product is MSGGGARGKGAMVAAAPVPAGSRKLVQGLKEIVNLTEAEIYAAPRECGMDADEAVSRLVSQVQGPFLYLINKQSCPSGTCEGAHCYHLKTRRSPPHSSRCPSVKQHINKGPLLHH